TGCTCCACGGAGCCGGTCGGCAGCGGAAATATCGGATTCTTCGCCGTGACGTTGCGGCGGATACGGCCGAGGTTCGGCGCCGTTGCTACCGAGGCTCGCGGGTAGGCGGGTCCCGACACCTGCCGACCCTCGCATCAGGTCTCGCGGACGGAACGTCCCAGCGACGGGCCGTCCGCCGTCGGATCCGTCGCGGGAGACGTGATCAAGCCCCGATCGTTGCCGCGAGCGCATCCTCGATCAGGCCCGAGCGGGTCAGGCCCCGTG
This is a stretch of genomic DNA from Methylobacterium sp. 17Sr1-1. It encodes these proteins:
- a CDS encoding ribbon-helix-helix protein, CopG family, coding for MRVNITIDKGLLRQADEAAQARGLTRSGLIEDALAATIGA